TTTAGAGCTTAACCTAAAACAATGAGCCCTTCCCCTTCCTTCCATGATCACCATGCAAAACCTAATAATAACACCACCAGTATGCTATGCCCTCCTCCCTTGAAAGTGAGCAAGGACTCCCACACGATCAAGAAATCCTCCTCCTCCACATTATCATCACCGCCGTCCTCGTCTTGCTCCTTCTCCTCCTCCGCCTCCTCATTAGCCGTTGCAGGCCCTGCCAAGCCGCCCCAGCAGCGTCATCCCGTGATCATCTATACACATTCGCCGAAAATAATACACACGCATCCTAGGGATTTTATGGCGTTGGTGCAAAAGCTGACCGGCCTATCGCATTCGAGCCTTGATCAGGCGCCTCGAGCAAAACAAAAAGAGGGTAAACTATCGTCAGAGgatgaaaataataagagCAGGATGAAGATCGTGGGAAACGATGATAATGAATCATCTTCGGTGATTACAGAGGAGAACAATTGTGGGAATAATAGTAGTATAGGGGATGGACAAGTCAATTCATGTTTCGTGCCTCCAATTTTTGAGCCACCAAATCCTTACATCACTAACATTCCGGTTTTTACACCAAATTCAGCTGATTTTTTATGTGCAAATCAGCCTTTTTATAATAACTATACagattctttattttttagcacACCTAATAATATGATGATGAGGACCTCCATTTCATCTTCTCCATCAACCTTGGAGGGGATTAATGAGTTCCGCGAATActagatattttcttttttcttttttttttacatttttcatttcattgtTATGTTTTagaagatttttcttttgatagattcttttaaattattttttctagttTGGTTTTGATGccaacaattaataaaaagttcatatagaattcttcttttttttttcctcttttgttttgaatatttctttttctttttcctcaagaataaattacaaatcatCTATGTTTATTAGTTCTTATCTATGTCTTGTTACAGGAGAATATatggaaattaaaaaattaccctTTTAACATAGTTTTCTTATAAAtgtttttacttaattaattgagaaTATGTTCTTGATTGCAGTTCTGGGTCATGGCCTAACATCtgtagttttttcttttgaaaaaaattgttGGAACTGAGAAATTAGTTAATCGGTTAAACAAGAGATTTATGCCCTTATTTAGTCATTGAAAacctttttttcaaatttcatcatataattaagatttaatattttatagtgTAGAGATAAGGGATAAAGATGAATtgaattacaaaatataattagttgtATAACAGCTATTTTACTGTTactcttaatttaatttaattatctttttttttttttttcaaaaaaagaagctCAAATCAATATATGCTTCTAGCTGCTTTTAGCTGTCTTTACATGTAAGAAGATTGGCACAGTGGCCGGAAACGACTgtaattcatttgaaaatctaACTTTTGAATTCATATTCCCCTGtcaaatgtttttctttttgtttgaaaaagaagatacAATTAGGGCAGCAAATAATTTAGATTCATGGCTTTGACTTTTGAAGTAATAAGTGCAGATAAGCTAATCGGGCCAGGACATACCCTATATTATTCAAATATCTGTACATCCAAAATCATATAATGGATGGCgactcttttttcctttaaaaaaaaaaaggattttagattttgaaatttcttaCATCGTATTCATCCCCAACAAAGAGCACAAAAAAATAGCATTACAACTGTGTTTACACCCTTATACTCGATTCTTAAACGAGGACCACTTTTGTTGTCCTGCAAAATGGAAATCATATACTTAacagaatttctttttttaatcatatCGGTGTGACATTATTATTAGCAAGCTGTTAACAGGGTTCCTCGGTGAGTTAAAGCATCAGGAGAAATCGTCACAGAACCCCTTTATCACAGGCACAAATTTCAGGGCCACCTTTTGTAGTTTCTgctgctctttttttttttctttttttttttttttctttttgttctttgaaATACTTGAAGAGAAGCTTCATAGATTTGTCGATtagttaaaaagataattaagaTCAAAGATGTATGATGAGTTCTTGTCTGTTGAAGCTCACATATGCTTCACCTTCCCAATTACTAAAAGAAGTCCAGAATTGGCATAGACCGCCATTCCAGCTTCATCAAACCTCTTAGCAACGTTAATTCCAGGAACTGACTTGCACCATATACATTAGATATTTCATAATCAAACCAAGCATTTACATAGATGCCACAAGGATTCATCAAAACTGTTGACGTTTTGTTCAGAGCCAACAGatgattttcattttcaaattattaCTTCCTGTTTAAATTTACACTCAGCCTGGAGCACACAACTGTATATGTACATGTATATTCTAATGCAAAATTACAGcctcactttttctttttgtcttccTTCTCTCTTTCAAGAACCACAGGAGCAGCAGGTATGCTAAACCACCACTCTCTCAGGCGCCTTAACCATCTTTCACTGCTTGCTTTTCTTGGAGGTGAATACCTTGTAAACGCCTCCAAAAAGGTTAACAGAACTATGTACTTGCTAGGTATGAAAACTAGGATCAAAGCCATGCACAGAAGAGCTACTGCAAATTTTTCGCTTGCCTGGTCATTACATAGATGCCGAACAAGAATTGATACTTGCTGGAGTAAACTTGAATTATAAATGAAGATAGCACATGCTTTTGATGAGCGtatggaagaaagaaaaacggAATAGAATGGCAAAACATATAAGTCTGCAAGGGAAAGAGAGAAACCTGAGGGAAACAGGACAGCAACAGGGCTCGAAACTTGAGGAGGACAACATTTCCATCCTGGACGACCTGTTCTGCTTGAGAAATTGCATTTTGAACAGCCAAAAGCTGCTCCATTGTATTCATTGGTGGAGGTGCTGGTACTTTAAGTTCGTCCACAGGCTGGCCTTGGTTACATAATCTTGTGACCACCATAAACATGG
The Ricinus communis isolate WT05 ecotype wild-type chromosome 1, ASM1957865v1, whole genome shotgun sequence DNA segment above includes these coding regions:
- the LOC8271828 gene encoding VQ motif-containing protein 20, producing MSPSPSFHDHHAKPNNNTTSMLCPPPLKVSKDSHTIKKSSSSTLSSPPSSSCSFSSSASSLAVAGPAKPPQQRHPVIIYTHSPKIIHTHPRDFMALVQKLTGLSHSSLDQAPRAKQKEGKLSSEDENNKSRMKIVGNDDNESSSVITEENNCGNNSSIGDGQVNSCFVPPIFEPPNPYITNIPVFTPNSADFLCANQPFYNNYTDSLFFSTPNNMMMRTSISSSPSTLEGINEFREY